ACGTCATCCGCGAGTTCATGCTCGACGAGACGCACGGCGTGCTGCTGTCGACGCACATCACGACCGACCTCGACGACCTCGCCGACGCGCTCGTCGTCATCGCCGACGGTCGCGTCGCCCACGCGGATGCGATGCCCGACGCCGTCGAGGCGTTCGCCATGGCCCGCGGCGCGGGCGCGCCGCCGACCGAGCACGTGCTCGGCGTGCAGCGCGCCGGTGCGCAGTGGGCTGGGCTCATCCGCATCGACGACTCGGCGGCGTTCGGCCCCGACGTCGTCATCGACCCCGCGACGATCGACGACCTCGTCATCCACCTGGCGGGCGAGCGCGCGGAGGTGGCGGCATGATGATGCTCTCCTTCGCCCGCTTCGACCTGCGCTCGTGGCTGCCGCGCACGCAGACGCTGCTGCCGCTCGTGCTCGTCGCCGTCGCCGGCGTCGCGGTGCCCGTGTCGGGCATGTCGATCGTCGCCGCAGCGCTCGTGACGTCGCTGCTCGCGTCGGTGCCGTTCCTCACCGACGAGCGAGCGCGGCTCGACACGCTCTACGGCGTGCTGCCGGTGTCGCGCGCGACGGTCGTCGCGGGGCGGGCGCTGGCGATCGTCGCCTACGGCGCCCTCGCGATGGCGGTCGGCGTCGTGGCGACGCTCGTCGTGCCGCTCGTGCGCGGCACCCAGCTCGACGCCGCGTGGGTGGTGACGTTCGTCGGCCTCGCCGCGGGCTTCGTCGGCGTGTCGCTGTGCATCCAGCTGCCCGTGCTCTTCGCGGTGGGCTACTCGCGCGGTCGGCTCGTCGCGTATGCGCCGGCGTTCGTCGTCGCGGGCCTCGCGTGGATCGCGCAGGCGCTCGGGCTCACGGGCGGCGTCGCCTCCGCACCCCAGCCCGTGCCCATCCTCCTCGGCGGGCTCGCCCTCGGTGCGCTCGGCATCGTCGTGGGCGCCGTGCTCGCGACGCGGGCGTATCGTGCGAGGGAGATCCGATAGGAGCGGCCATGGCAGCGGAGCCCGCGATGCGACCCACGGGGGAGCCCCTCGCCGAGGTGCTCGACCGCGCGACCGGTGCGCGCCGCATCGAGGCCGACGAGCTCGTCGCCCTGCTCGCCGAGGTGAGCGGCGCGGATCCGGTCGTCTGGGCCGGGCGGATCGTGGGCTTCGGCGCGCACGAGTACCGCTACGAGACGGGGCACGGCGGCGTCGCCCCGCTGCTGGCGTTCGCACCGGGTCGTGCGCACCACACGCTCTATCTCGAGAGCGGCTTCGCCGAGCGCTGGGGAGACCTCGTCGACGCGCTCGGCCCGCATCGCTCGAGCGTCGCGTGCCTGTACGTCACGCGGCTCGCGAACGTCGACCGCGACGTGCTGCGCGCCATGCTCGAGCGGTCCGTGGCCGAGACGCTCGCTCGCTGACGCTCAGTCCGCGACGAGTCGCCCGCTGCGGGCGAGCTCGGGGTCGGTGCACGACGAGAGGTCGAAGCAGCACGGGCGGCTGCTGCCGGCGTCGAGCTTCGAGATGCTCACCTCGACGCGGCGGCTGCGTGTCTCGGGGTTGCGGGTCGCGCCGACCCAGCGCACCCACTCCCACCGCGCCATCGGCGTGATCGCCTGCCAGCGGGCGGATGCCGTGGTCGAGTCGTCGAGCGCGCCGCCGAGGTCGGCGGGCACGGTCGGCTCGGGCCACTGCTTCGAGGGCAGCACGGCGAGGTCGACCTTCACGGTGTCTCCCTGGGCGGCGCCCGCGTCGAGCCAGTGCCCCTTCTCACCGTCGGGCTCGACGACGGTCACGGCGTCGACGCCGCCGATGCTGCCCGTGACGGCGACCTGGCCGCGCGAGGGGAGCGTCGCGCTCACGTCGGCGGGCACGCGCACGATGCGCCGGTCGCCGACCTGCACGACGTCGCCGTCGAAGCGGATCGCGACGGGGGATGCGGTCTTCGCCATCTTGCCTAGCTCTCGTTGCTGTCGGCGTCGGGCTCGGTCGCCGAGTCCTCGCCCGGCGACTTCGGCTTCCGCCTGAACAGCGAAGCGGCTCGTCCTCCGACGGCTGCCGCGCGATCCCCGACGGCACCCGCTGCGCCCGCGACAGCCGAACCGACTCCTCGGGCCGCGGTGAGCGCACGAGGATCATCTGGGATGCCATCGCCGTCCAGGTCGACAGAGCGGAACGCTTCTGTGGCCTTGCCGACCTTGCCCCACACATCGTCGCCGAAGTCCTTCGCGCTGCTGGACGCAGCATGCAGCGCTTTGGTCGCGCGCGATGGCTCAAGAGACTTCTCAGGCTTCTCGAACTGCTCCAGCCACGCCGGGAATGTGCGCGGAGGCTCGGGAAATGCGACTCGCGCTGCCTTCACTACGTCGCGCCCGAAGTAGAAGCTGCCTACGCCTCCGATCACGGCACCGACACCGAAGGGCACGGCCTTTCCGAGCGTTCCTGCGCCGAGCTTGCCGCTGGTCTTGAGAGCCTCCCTAGCGATGACGACCGTCAACGGAGCGAGTGCGGAGTCCGGGAGTTGCTCTGTCAGCACCTCGCCCCATCCCTTCGGCAACGTCTTCGCGACGACTCCAGTCGCGAGCGAACGAGCCTGATCGACCCCGCCGGCGCCCGCGGCTGCTAGGACCAGCTTGCTGACCTGTCCCTGCGACTTCTGGCCAAGCAAGGTGCCGAGCACGAGCGGTCGAGCGCGTTCCGCATCGTCGACCGCGACGCCATGCAGCTCGGCGACGGCGAGAACGTACAGCGCGCTCGTCTCGTAGAAGAACAGGAGGTCGGCGACGCCGAGCCCAAGAGCGATGGGGATGCCGACACCAGGGATCGCGGCCGAGGCGCCGACGCCGGTGCTCGTCGCTGTC
The sequence above is a segment of the Agrococcus jejuensis genome. Coding sequences within it:
- a CDS encoding YdeI/OmpD-associated family protein, which encodes MAKTASPVAIRFDGDVVQVGDRRIVRVPADVSATLPSRGQVAVTGSIGGVDAVTVVEPDGEKGHWLDAGAAQGDTVKVDLAVLPSKQWPEPTVPADLGGALDDSTTASARWQAITPMARWEWVRWVGATRNPETRSRRVEVSISKLDAGSSRPCCFDLSSCTDPELARSGRLVAD
- a CDS encoding DUF1801 domain-containing protein, which translates into the protein MAAEPAMRPTGEPLAEVLDRATGARRIEADELVALLAEVSGADPVVWAGRIVGFGAHEYRYETGHGGVAPLLAFAPGRAHHTLYLESGFAERWGDLVDALGPHRSSVACLYVTRLANVDRDVLRAMLERSVAETLAR
- a CDS encoding ABC-2 transporter permease, which produces MMMLSFARFDLRSWLPRTQTLLPLVLVAVAGVAVPVSGMSIVAAALVTSLLASVPFLTDERARLDTLYGVLPVSRATVVAGRALAIVAYGALAMAVGVVATLVVPLVRGTQLDAAWVVTFVGLAAGFVGVSLCIQLPVLFAVGYSRGRLVAYAPAFVVAGLAWIAQALGLTGGVASAPQPVPILLGGLALGALGIVVGAVLATRAYRAREIR